TAGAATCCCAAAGATATATCTAATAGTATACCAAAGATATACAACAATTAAATAATATtacctctgttccaaaatataagaATGTTACTATTAAATACTGTCACAGCTATTCTTATATTTAGTAACATCGATAATAGTATTTAATAGTAGTATATCattgttcctaaatataagaatATTACTATTAAATACCAGTATACCAAATATATATCTAATAGTATACCAAAGATATACCAAAATATAAGAATATTTAATAGAAATATACCAAAGATATGCTACTATTAAATGCTGGTATTAAATAAATAAATCTGTAGTTCAACACGCGGTCCCCACCTTGGCCCGTGCCTTCCGTTTCAGTTCATAAAGGGCAACACATGCTTCTGCTCCTCGCTCACATTCTTCTCATCCCAATCTCCTCGACCCACTCCGCGCGTGTGCTCGACCGATCCACCGCGATGTCTAGCTCCGGCATCAACGCCATACCCGCAGCCAACCACGAGGAGCAGAGCCTGGCGGCGCCCGCCCCGCCCCCTACGGTCGCCGTCGCTGAGGGGAAAGGGAAGGTGCTTGCGCAACAGGCACCTACGCCGGTGGTTCGCAAGCGCAAGTCCGGCAGAGACCCGCAGAAAAGCCCGCCCCTAGCGGCCACCAGAGAGGAGCTGGAATCCCGGGAGTCCCGGGAAGGACCCTTGAAGGTCCTTGCGCTCCCGGCGCCAGGGGCCCCGCGTACTCACGCTGTCTTCAGCGACAAGATGATGAGACGCGCTCGCGCCCGCACCCTGCATGCAAATGCTGTCTCCAACGACAAGATGGTGAGCCGCGCTCGCGCCCCCACCCTTCATGCAAACCCTGTCTCCGATGACAAGATGGTGAGCCGCACTCGCTTCCCCCTCTCCTACTAGTGATTTGAAGTTAACCGGTGCCTAATGATTTGAAGTTACTGACAATCTTTGATCTAGTCATGTGAATTAGTACTAGTGCTTACTGAATTACCTGATGAGTATGTGCAAGAACTACGTGGTCTGTATATGCCCTTGGACTTTCTAATCGCTGGGTTCTCTTGTGGCAGATGGACGGGAAAAATGAGATGGCGCCGGTCCAGGGGGTGCCGCCCATGCGGGGAAGCATCGCGGCTTCAAGCTCGGTTGGTAAGTACTCCAAACTGGTTTTTCTGTCAGTATCACGGCTGTTTTTTGTCATCATTAGTATAATGATATTGGACTGAAGCTCGTCAACTCTTTCGATGCTGTATTTTTGGCATCATTAGTATACTGATATTGGACTAAAGTTGGTTAGCTCTTTCCATGCTGGACTTTTGGCATCATTAGTATACTTATATTGGACTGAAGC
This sequence is a window from Aegilops tauschii subsp. strangulata cultivar AL8/78 chromosome 7, Aet v6.0, whole genome shotgun sequence. Protein-coding genes within it:
- the LOC120968442 gene encoding uncharacterized protein isoform X2 — its product is MLLLLAHILLIPISSTHSARVLDRSTAMSSSGINAIPAANHEEQSLAAPAPPPTVAVAEGKGKVLAQQAPTPVVRKRKSGRDPQKSPPLAATREELESRESREGPLKVLALPAPGAPRTHAVFSDKMMRRARARTLHANAVSNDKMVSRARAPTLHANPVSDDKMMDGKNEMAPVQGVPPMRGSIAASSSVGQTLRASVPPRREPWELEPGWV
- the LOC120968442 gene encoding uncharacterized protein isoform X1 — its product is MLLLLAHILLIPISSTHSARVLDRSTAMSSSGINAIPAANHEEQSLAAPAPPPTVAVAEGKGKVLAQQAPTPVVRKRKSGRDPQKSPPLAATREELESRESREGPLKVLALPAPGAPRTHAVFSDKMMRRARARTLHANAVSNDKMVSRARAPTLHANPVSDDKMMDGKNEMAPVQGVPPMRGSIAASSSVGGVVSENAGSLAAGKMAPRGAHVSMMNNHNFDLNELPIEHEQLQQEQPPKEQD